A region from the Hippopotamus amphibius kiboko isolate mHipAmp2 chromosome 15, mHipAmp2.hap2, whole genome shotgun sequence genome encodes:
- the LOC130836532 gene encoding zinc finger protein 77-like isoform X2 has protein sequence MDSVVFEDVAVNFTPEEWALLDPAQRKLYRDVMLETFRNLASVVMLPIVAGSCPQVKTSRSSAQWDIAEPGLCGEEKVVRFTRNDSWSVLGENWAFHNMRDLHLTQERCLRNHLVQSLCEGKEGHQCLETLNQVTDLTVHKRYQTGIQPYKCIKCGKAFRDHSSQKNEQRSLPEHKAYPREECGQACSCVSCLSPPGGTDIVEKPDKCQDAGRASKGCVRSHSSKQSLECKKSGKALSWPSSFEEHKRRHYGQKIHVCEVCGKSFSYYCQLARHVRTHTGEKPYKCKECGKAFTCISHVREHVRMHTGEKPYECKQCGKAFSWCTYLREHMRTHSGEKPYECKQCGKAFPYLKSLQGHVRIHTGEKPYVCKECGKSYSCPKYFRKHVKTHSGVKPYECTECGKAFITSSSLREHMKTHSEEKPYQCQQCGKAFRYPRSLQGHMITHSEEKPYECQHCGKAYRCLISLQRHMKTHTGENF, from the exons ATG GACTCAGTGGTCTTTGAGGACGTGGCTGTGAACTTCACCCCGGAGGAGTGGGCTTTACTGGACCCGGCTCAGAGGAAGCTCTACAGAGACGTGATGCTGGAGACCTTCAGAAATCTGGCCTCCGTGG TTATGCTACCAATTGTTGCAGGTTCTTGCCCTCAAGTGAAAACAAGTAGATCGAGTGCTCAGTGGGATATTGCAGAGCCTGGACTGTGCGGTGAAGAGAAAGTAGTAAGATTCACAAGAAATGATTCCTGGTCTGTTTTGGGAGAAAACTGGGCATTCCATAACATGCGAGATCTGCATCTAACTCAGGAGAGGTGTTTGAG GAATCACTTGGTCCAGAGTCTTTGCGAAGGTAAAGAAGGTCATCAATGTCTGGAAACCCTGAACCAGGTTACAGATCTTACTGTGCATAAGCGTTATCAGACTGGAATTCAGCCCTATAAGTGCATTAagtgtggaaaagccttcagGGATCATTCTTCCCAGAAGAATGAGCAAAGATCTCTCCCTGAACACAAAGCTTATCCACGTGAAGAATGTGGACAAGCCTGCAGCTGTGTCTCGTGCCTAAGCCCTCCTGGGGGGACAGACATTGTAGAGAAACCTGATAAATGTCAGGACGCTGGGAGAGCATCTAAGGGATGTGTGAGAAGTCACAGTAGCAAGCAGTCTCTAGAGTGTAAGAAGTCTGGAAAAGCTCTCAGTTGGCCATCATCTTTTGAGGAACACAAGAGACGTCATTATGGACAGAAAATCCACGTGTGTGAAGTATGTGGGAAATCCTTCAGTTATTATTGCCAACTTGCACGGCATGTgagaactcacactggagagaaaccctataaatgtaaagaatgtgggaaagctttcacGTGCATCTCACACGTCCGAGAACATGTGAGAAtgcacactggagagaaaccctatgaatgtaagcaGTGTGGCAAAGCTTTCAGTTGGTGCACGTACCTTCGAGAACATATGAGAACACACAGTGGAGAAAAGCCCTATGAGTGTAAGCAGTGCGGCAAAGCCTTCCCGTATCTCAAATCCCTGCAAGGACACGTGAGgatccacactggagagaagccttatgtgtgtaaggaatgtgggaaatccTACAGTTGTCCCAAATACTTTAGAAAACACGTGAAAACCCACAGTGGAgtaaaaccctatgaatgtacAGAATGTGGGAAGGCATTCATTACTTCTTCATCCCTTCGGGAACATATGAAGACACACAGCGAAGAGAAGCCTTATCAGTGTCAgcagtgtgggaaagccttcaggtATCCCCGATCCTTGCAAGGACACATGATAACCCACAGTGAAGAGAAGCCATATGAATGTCAGCATTGTGGGAAAGCCTACAGGTGTCTAATATCCCTGCAAAGACACATGAAGACACACACTGGTGAGAACTTCTGA
- the LOC130836532 gene encoding zinc finger protein 77-like isoform X1, with amino-acid sequence MWLFQDSVVFEDVAVNFTPEEWALLDPAQRKLYRDVMLETFRNLASVVMLPIVAGSCPQVKTSRSSAQWDIAEPGLCGEEKVVRFTRNDSWSVLGENWAFHNMRDLHLTQERCLRNHLVQSLCEGKEGHQCLETLNQVTDLTVHKRYQTGIQPYKCIKCGKAFRDHSSQKNEQRSLPEHKAYPREECGQACSCVSCLSPPGGTDIVEKPDKCQDAGRASKGCVRSHSSKQSLECKKSGKALSWPSSFEEHKRRHYGQKIHVCEVCGKSFSYYCQLARHVRTHTGEKPYKCKECGKAFTCISHVREHVRMHTGEKPYECKQCGKAFSWCTYLREHMRTHSGEKPYECKQCGKAFPYLKSLQGHVRIHTGEKPYVCKECGKSYSCPKYFRKHVKTHSGVKPYECTECGKAFITSSSLREHMKTHSEEKPYQCQQCGKAFRYPRSLQGHMITHSEEKPYECQHCGKAYRCLISLQRHMKTHTGENF; translated from the exons ATGTGGCTGTTTCAGGACTCAGTGGTCTTTGAGGACGTGGCTGTGAACTTCACCCCGGAGGAGTGGGCTTTACTGGACCCGGCTCAGAGGAAGCTCTACAGAGACGTGATGCTGGAGACCTTCAGAAATCTGGCCTCCGTGG TTATGCTACCAATTGTTGCAGGTTCTTGCCCTCAAGTGAAAACAAGTAGATCGAGTGCTCAGTGGGATATTGCAGAGCCTGGACTGTGCGGTGAAGAGAAAGTAGTAAGATTCACAAGAAATGATTCCTGGTCTGTTTTGGGAGAAAACTGGGCATTCCATAACATGCGAGATCTGCATCTAACTCAGGAGAGGTGTTTGAG GAATCACTTGGTCCAGAGTCTTTGCGAAGGTAAAGAAGGTCATCAATGTCTGGAAACCCTGAACCAGGTTACAGATCTTACTGTGCATAAGCGTTATCAGACTGGAATTCAGCCCTATAAGTGCATTAagtgtggaaaagccttcagGGATCATTCTTCCCAGAAGAATGAGCAAAGATCTCTCCCTGAACACAAAGCTTATCCACGTGAAGAATGTGGACAAGCCTGCAGCTGTGTCTCGTGCCTAAGCCCTCCTGGGGGGACAGACATTGTAGAGAAACCTGATAAATGTCAGGACGCTGGGAGAGCATCTAAGGGATGTGTGAGAAGTCACAGTAGCAAGCAGTCTCTAGAGTGTAAGAAGTCTGGAAAAGCTCTCAGTTGGCCATCATCTTTTGAGGAACACAAGAGACGTCATTATGGACAGAAAATCCACGTGTGTGAAGTATGTGGGAAATCCTTCAGTTATTATTGCCAACTTGCACGGCATGTgagaactcacactggagagaaaccctataaatgtaaagaatgtgggaaagctttcacGTGCATCTCACACGTCCGAGAACATGTGAGAAtgcacactggagagaaaccctatgaatgtaagcaGTGTGGCAAAGCTTTCAGTTGGTGCACGTACCTTCGAGAACATATGAGAACACACAGTGGAGAAAAGCCCTATGAGTGTAAGCAGTGCGGCAAAGCCTTCCCGTATCTCAAATCCCTGCAAGGACACGTGAGgatccacactggagagaagccttatgtgtgtaaggaatgtgggaaatccTACAGTTGTCCCAAATACTTTAGAAAACACGTGAAAACCCACAGTGGAgtaaaaccctatgaatgtacAGAATGTGGGAAGGCATTCATTACTTCTTCATCCCTTCGGGAACATATGAAGACACACAGCGAAGAGAAGCCTTATCAGTGTCAgcagtgtgggaaagccttcaggtATCCCCGATCCTTGCAAGGACACATGATAACCCACAGTGAAGAGAAGCCATATGAATGTCAGCATTGTGGGAAAGCCTACAGGTGTCTAATATCCCTGCAAAGACACATGAAGACACACACTGGTGAGAACTTCTGA
- the LOC130836532 gene encoding zinc finger protein 77-like isoform X3, producing the protein MWLFQDSVVFEDVAVNFTPEEWALLDPAQRKLYRDVMLETFRNLASVGSCPQVKTSRSSAQWDIAEPGLCGEEKVVRFTRNDSWSVLGENWAFHNMRDLHLTQERCLRNHLVQSLCEGKEGHQCLETLNQVTDLTVHKRYQTGIQPYKCIKCGKAFRDHSSQKNEQRSLPEHKAYPREECGQACSCVSCLSPPGGTDIVEKPDKCQDAGRASKGCVRSHSSKQSLECKKSGKALSWPSSFEEHKRRHYGQKIHVCEVCGKSFSYYCQLARHVRTHTGEKPYKCKECGKAFTCISHVREHVRMHTGEKPYECKQCGKAFSWCTYLREHMRTHSGEKPYECKQCGKAFPYLKSLQGHVRIHTGEKPYVCKECGKSYSCPKYFRKHVKTHSGVKPYECTECGKAFITSSSLREHMKTHSEEKPYQCQQCGKAFRYPRSLQGHMITHSEEKPYECQHCGKAYRCLISLQRHMKTHTGENF; encoded by the exons ATGTGGCTGTTTCAGGACTCAGTGGTCTTTGAGGACGTGGCTGTGAACTTCACCCCGGAGGAGTGGGCTTTACTGGACCCGGCTCAGAGGAAGCTCTACAGAGACGTGATGCTGGAGACCTTCAGAAATCTGGCCTCCGTGG GTTCTTGCCCTCAAGTGAAAACAAGTAGATCGAGTGCTCAGTGGGATATTGCAGAGCCTGGACTGTGCGGTGAAGAGAAAGTAGTAAGATTCACAAGAAATGATTCCTGGTCTGTTTTGGGAGAAAACTGGGCATTCCATAACATGCGAGATCTGCATCTAACTCAGGAGAGGTGTTTGAG GAATCACTTGGTCCAGAGTCTTTGCGAAGGTAAAGAAGGTCATCAATGTCTGGAAACCCTGAACCAGGTTACAGATCTTACTGTGCATAAGCGTTATCAGACTGGAATTCAGCCCTATAAGTGCATTAagtgtggaaaagccttcagGGATCATTCTTCCCAGAAGAATGAGCAAAGATCTCTCCCTGAACACAAAGCTTATCCACGTGAAGAATGTGGACAAGCCTGCAGCTGTGTCTCGTGCCTAAGCCCTCCTGGGGGGACAGACATTGTAGAGAAACCTGATAAATGTCAGGACGCTGGGAGAGCATCTAAGGGATGTGTGAGAAGTCACAGTAGCAAGCAGTCTCTAGAGTGTAAGAAGTCTGGAAAAGCTCTCAGTTGGCCATCATCTTTTGAGGAACACAAGAGACGTCATTATGGACAGAAAATCCACGTGTGTGAAGTATGTGGGAAATCCTTCAGTTATTATTGCCAACTTGCACGGCATGTgagaactcacactggagagaaaccctataaatgtaaagaatgtgggaaagctttcacGTGCATCTCACACGTCCGAGAACATGTGAGAAtgcacactggagagaaaccctatgaatgtaagcaGTGTGGCAAAGCTTTCAGTTGGTGCACGTACCTTCGAGAACATATGAGAACACACAGTGGAGAAAAGCCCTATGAGTGTAAGCAGTGCGGCAAAGCCTTCCCGTATCTCAAATCCCTGCAAGGACACGTGAGgatccacactggagagaagccttatgtgtgtaaggaatgtgggaaatccTACAGTTGTCCCAAATACTTTAGAAAACACGTGAAAACCCACAGTGGAgtaaaaccctatgaatgtacAGAATGTGGGAAGGCATTCATTACTTCTTCATCCCTTCGGGAACATATGAAGACACACAGCGAAGAGAAGCCTTATCAGTGTCAgcagtgtgggaaagccttcaggtATCCCCGATCCTTGCAAGGACACATGATAACCCACAGTGAAGAGAAGCCATATGAATGTCAGCATTGTGGGAAAGCCTACAGGTGTCTAATATCCCTGCAAAGACACATGAAGACACACACTGGTGAGAACTTCTGA